GTAAAATGCTCTAGGACATGGTTTGGAAGCAGAAGCACATTGGCCCAAGGGACTAATACTAATAAATACAAACTCCCAGCTGTCCTATGTTGGAGAGGTGCTGCAATCACCATTAAACCCATGAAGATTTGTGTTTTAGCTATCCAATCATTTCTGTGGAAATTACACCCCTGCATCTCACCACACTGAATCTGCAAATGGATACTACAGTACAAGCCTAGCTGCCCACAGTAGGCATCAGACTACATGCCCGAGGTATCTTTTATTACCCAACATGGGCATTTACAGGAATGAGTATATCACGCAATTCTTTCTACTATTGTTTAGCTTTCAATCAATTCTGGTATACTCTCAAGATAAAGGTAAACCTTGGAACTGAGGCTCTGCCAGCATTTTCATTACTCAAACATGTCAGGTCAGATCAAGAATAAGGAGGGGTATGTGTGTGCCTAACACTACCAACTGTGaggatgtgaaaaaaaatcaggggaGTGAACTGAAGGAAGGATGAACTGAAGCTGAACAGAAGCCAAGGCACTGGGAACCTGGTAAGCGACAAGCCAGCATGAAATACGCAGAAAAAGCACATTAGGTGGAAgcagttttccttctgcaagTACTAAACTGTAGTGCCAGTTCAAACAAGTCACATTTGACTCCTAGAACACTTTGTGTATTTAGAGGACCTCCACATCCCAAAGAGTCCTGTAAACACATAAGAGCACTCAAGAGCAAAGTCTCAATCATGAGCaaggaataaatatttccaCCCTTCAAGACAGTCATGTTAAAATTTCTCACAAAGAGGTGAATTTGAAACCTTGCTTTCCATGTAGCTGTGTCCTGTTGTTTGAGCTGTGTATAGTAGCACAGTATGTTCTCTGTTCTCTTCCACAGGGCTCCCCAGAACTGGGAGCGCAGCCAGTCTCACCGTTCAATTTCATACCGACAGTGAACACCaaagacaaagaaagcaaagtacTGTCACAATGAAAAGTGCAAGGTATCAGGATAGGAAGCCTTCAGAAAGGGACAGAAAGAgtacaagcaaacaaaaacccaaaccatcaagagaaaacaaaaccaccaccacaaaaCTTCAGGGACTTTGGGCACAGAGAGCCTGCCAAGAATAGAGCACCTAATCACACAACTCCAAACAGAGGAAAGTTTACTCAGAAATATAACTACAGCCTCCAGGTACTACAGAAAATGTGGCAGCAGTGCAGTGCTTCTACCACCATCTCAGctaagaggaagggaaagaaaaaaaaaaaaaaaagaggggaggaagggagcacACACACCACACAGCATAATTACTCTGCAACTACAGATCTTTGGTGAATGTTAGGTATTTAAAAGTATGCAGAATACAGACTTAGTTTTATTGGACAGAAGAATTAACTCAATTAGTAGGAATTTTTAAGCATGAACTATGCACTTTGAGGGTTTTCAAAGGTGAAAATACTAGAAGGCATTGTATTTAGCAGTAATTGAACTGAGACCATAACAGCCTCCCAACTTACTTCTGCAGCAACTGTAGTTCCACAGGTCTGTTCCTGGGCCCCTACACATTCTTTCACTGTGAGTGGATCCACAAGCCAGAGTGCAACAGTGGAAGGCCAGTTCCCTCCCAGATTCGACACAGTATTTAGGAGCGTCATGTAGGTTCCTCCGATCAGTGGATCACTAACTTTGGCATTGAAAGCCATTATTGCAACGTACATGCTATACAGTGTTATCTATGGAAGGGGTAACAAAGCCACAAGAAAGTAAGATCTCAGTTACGAGCAACTAAAACTAAAAGCCCTAACACAAAAACTCTTAAAAGAGATCACTTGTAaagttaactgaaaaaaaatagtctcaaCAGTTTAAAATTGCACAATAAGGACATTACTTTTATAGTCTGTCTCTATATAATACCAAGAAGCCTTGCTGTTTGTTTCAGCTCATACCAAAATGGACCCAGCCTCAGGTTCTAAGAAATCACTTTAGTTATCAAATTAAATTGCAATAAGGTGAAGTAGCCTATGCAAcacttttgcattaaaaaaaaatatatatacatatatatataaatatatacacacacacacacatatatatacacacatatgcaaatacaacttttaagacattttataaatttttattctgatcTAAAGCCTTGTTTGGATTGGGCTTTTGTTCTCCAGGCCTTTGGATAAGGTCCACTATGATGTTCTAAATaactaacttaaaaaaaatcgAAACTAAATGAGGAAACTCATACAGCACAGCAAATCAGTCTTAACTTTAACTAACAAAAGCATTTAACAGCATTTATTGTCCTCCAGTTAGCTGATACGAAATACCCTCCTGTCCCTCTCCCCTTCTCACATGCAGTATACATTACCTGATGTAAAGCATAGCTCAACAATACTACAGCATAGTAGTACATAGGAAATCCTCCTTCATGTTTTACTTTAGGAGTCCACCACACCAAAAAAGCAAATTCCAGTCCAAGCAGTAACCTGCAGGAATAACAAAGATAACGATTTGTAATTTTGCCCATGTGTTTCTGTACTTTGACATAAAGCAGCTATTAAGCATTTGTGCACAGACAACACATTAAATTAGTTTAGAAATAGATTATATCTTAAAACAGTTGGATATCcgacaagcacacacacaccaaaaaaaagaaaaaaaaaagaaaagaagaagaagagaaaaaaccaacaccacacacacactttatacCAAAACAGTTGTCTTCCATACCAACAAAATTCACTGCCAGGTCTCCTATACTAGCCTCTTCCCTTGCCCCTTAACCCTGAACTTTTGAAGTCCTCTTTAagtaaaaagcagcaaacaagATACCAACAGAATACATCTGGAACAAGATCTACTTAACTTTGTTAGAAAAATGTAGGTAATTGTAGAAGAACACAGTAAATAGCTAAGTTTTATAGATAATGCTATTTTTCAGCAAATCTATGTCTTAGGTAATTTTCTGGATTAGTTAGTTTTACACTCCTATGGAATTTCATAGGCAAATTCTTATATTGCCAAACTCCTATATAAAACAATTAAcaccagaaaatgaaatgtctcCTTGTCTGCATTGCCCTAATTCAGCTTCTTCTGCCCTCAAGTATCTGAATAAttgttccccccccctttttttgatTTGACTTGTCAACATGTTCTGCCATTCTTACATTAGGAAACACATTAAACTTTACAGATACAGTCCCAGTTCTAGTTAGAACAGTTTACGAATAAGGTACTAACACCACTAAGTAAGAGCAGCAGAGCATGGCCCTAATGCTGTCATCTACCTATCAGAGAACACTGCACATTCTGCTTTTACATGCATTCCCACATGAATCATCCTCAAGCCACAAGGAACAAAGATAAAACTTATCATGAGAATTCAAACatgttctttcttctgcatGGAAGTTAAGGAGACTACAGAAGAAATCCTATACATAAtctgaacaaacaaaatattttatttctgtaaaacactttgttgtttttttaccTAAAAGGCATAGCTTTGTAAAATGTGTTCAGTGGTTGGGGGCCTGCTGTATATTTGCTGATAATCAGAGGCAGTATTATCTGTAAAGGAACCATTGGAACTGCTAGCAGAGCCAAGTGCTCTTTAGGTACTCCCTCTTCCACCAATTTGAGTCCTGTTACAGCATCTGCTGCTGAAAATCCAACCTGCAATATaagttaaacaaaataaactggGGAAAGCAGTGACAGTTTGGCTAGCAGTTCAGCTTACTTGATATTAAATACATGGAGAAACACAATTGAAACATTTCCATATCAGTCCTGCAGCATGTTCTGCACTCATACAGTATTTTTACCATTAGTGCCAGAACTACACCAAGAACATTAAACATAACAATAACAACCACATCCATGCCTTAAACACCCATTGGTATCTGTGACTGCCATCTTGAAACCATGGAAACTTAGTCTGCACAGAGCTACAGACACTGGGAAtaagatttaaatgaaaagcagcagtttgtATCCTTTTAACTGCAGATTACACCAACAGCCTGGATGTAGAGATGCATGTTTTACATAATTTGAATACCAGACTGCATTCAAACTTCTCTTTAATATGCTTAACATAAAATGGCTCAAACAAGTATTGTCTACTGTACAACCCTACTTAGCGCAACAGTATGAGCAACTACGCTCAAGCCTCACATGAAAATTTGGAAGTCTGATGACCACCGCTGACAAAGGCAAAAAGTCACATCACAAGGACTCCCTTTCAGACTCTCCTGCCATCACCAGCTCACAATTCATAAGTGTATTTACTTACTTTTGCTGTGAGAATCAAGAGGCAGAAAGTGAGAACTGCTGGCATCTTGATTATTGAGAAGAGCAGCTTGTATGTATCAGTGATAccttttgtctcttcttttgTTGGTGTTAAttctttgttctcctttttcaaAAGGGCAACCAGTGTAGTGGTAATTAAAAAGACAGCTccccagaaaaaaaggaaatctgaaggaaaagaaaaaaaattaaccacTACTATAAAGATTTTATTAACAGTTTACTGATTATCAAAAATGCACTTATTTTACAACAATATAAGTCCATGGCCTAGCAACTGAATTGCTCATTGACCTTCctaaaaacataacaaaaccaaaacacacacagagctaCATACAATAACTGACACAGCCTCTCTCAGTCCCATGTGTTTGCTCAAGAtcttacacagaagaaaaatggcagACTTAGCTAGTTCCCTAATGTTTTGCACATTACTACAATGAGCACAGAGaaggaagcaggaaggaaaatgaaagctttgaGAAATAACGTCCACTAAAAGccaataaaggaaaaaaaaaagtttagcaGTTAAAAGACAGGATGGGAAGAACTTTGAAGAAAGAAGGCATTCACATACTCTCCAACTAATTTACTAAGTAGTCACATAGCTGTTTTGTGCCTCAATTCCATACTCGCAAAACAGTACTTATCTACTATACAAAGGCAACAAAGATTTACATTCACGAGTGTAAAGACATTCTGATCAGGTTTCCTACAGAGCTGTCAAGTACAGAGTCACTCAAGTACTTCTGTGTTAAGTGGATTTATATTCGCTAACTGCTGTATTTTAAGTAGACATAATATTTGCTAAACATTAGGTTTTAAGCCAGCAGTAGCAATATCTACACCAGTATTCCATGGTAAGTACTTTCTGAATTAGTGTTCGAGTTAGATTAAGATAATCCTAACCCCTACATCTaagaaagatggaagaaaaaaaaactcactaaCAGGGAGAGGGTAAGACAGAAATAgtcttttatcttctttattAGGAGCAACTCCAGACGCCTCAAGACAATTGAAAGTAAGCAGCAAAAGCTGATGAAAGGGCAAAGATAACAGTTTAGCCAATTATTAGCTTCTTATTCACAGGAACAGGACAAATACAACATGgaagaaagcaatgaaagatTACTTTAGCATTCTCAGTGTGAAAGAAATggcatttcagatttttgttgcTTCCAaatcacttttctcttttccaagtattttaaaGGTGAGAAGATCACACAACCAATGCTATTAGATTGCTctctttttaggaaaagaaatagatacCTTGAACCTATCTTTCAGAAATAAGGCATCATTTTCAGAGTCATACTGATCAAAATTACACAACATAGGCAGGAGCCGCACTGTAATAATAGCACTAAACATGACCATCGCAGTGATAAACCAACAGTGCTACAATTGCAACAGAAATAGCTTTGAACATCATCACATGAATATTTCTAATCAGCTCAGCCCTGTCAGCCTGCAACACAGTAATGGCTGGATTAGCTAAGAAAGACCACACACAAAAAGagtccaataaaaaaaaatccaagatttttaaaaagttttagaCAATTTATGTACAAATAACACATTCTTCCattcaaaaacagaacaaggGTCCAGTAACAGTCTACTAACTTCAAACTTCTTTTGTGATAGTTTACACAAGGAATTTCTAGCACGAACAGTTTCTGGTGCCACCATTACTGCCCATTCCCCTATCCCCGTATCATCTCCGCTGCTATGgtactgccagctgcacagaCCAATATGCCTTTGGGTTAGATCAGAAATATGACTGGGCTGGAAAATAACCAGGGAAGAGGTTTATGTGCGGGTTATTTCAGCACTTCAGCTTTAGTAACACTACAGCCACACATCTCCAAGGAGAGAAGGATGCGCCACAGCCACTAACGCAGGTAAGCTGAGGCTGCCTTGAAAGGGGCCAGCATCTTCTGCCAGCACTCACACTTTACTCCTCAGCTTCCTTCATACCAGAACTTGTATTCATGCAACAGCATGACAAACTGGATAGGAACCAACCAACCCAGCCaacaacttgaaaataaaaaattagaaagcCCCTCCTTTGCACAGCAAAATGAGAATGCCTCATACACACTCACACAAACTGTAAGCCCAATgaaacttctcatttttttccccactagaACTTTACCTTGAAATAATGTAACacagaatttgttttgaataaTAGTTTTACATTTGTTCATATTACCTCTCCAAgtttaacagagaaaaactaATGTTGCTGCCTCTCGACAACTTTAAGCTGACTTGGGATCATGAGGTTTTAACTTACTCTTCTCTAGCACTGGCACTCAGCCCATGACGAAAGGGCTCAGAGAGCTACGCTGACAGAAAACTGCTCATCTTTTCACACTGCATTTACTGCTGCTTTAACTGCCTGAACCAGCTCTCCATGAATTCTGACGATAACCAGCACTAGGACAAGACATTGCCATTTCAGTGAGATGGTTTACAATACTGCTCCACAGCTGATTCAGGGCAAACATGGGCACAGTGAACTGTGGCACAGGACCAAGTGGAGAGGGTAACAAATTTCCAAAACTGACTTGGCTtcccaaaaaaataaaaacatatccTGCAAGTGTAGTGCCAGagttatttgcttttcttactcCACACAGGTTAGTACTCTAGGAGAAGTTAAACATGTTGCATcggtggtgtttttttttttttgtttgtttgtttttgttattttttttaaggtatggTAATAACAGATGCGTTTTTACTAATAGtactgaataaaacaaattaaaaagttcCACTGTTCGGGTTGCTCCTAAGTGAAGCAAGACCAAGTTCTTAAATACACCAGTGAGCTGCAAATTGCAGCAGTGAGAGACATCAGCCTGCCACTGCAGCAAGACAGGAGAGACAAGCCAACACTGATGAACTACACGTTAGGGGAAAACTtaagaaacaaagcaataaGCCACTGGGGTTAACTTGAGGACTGCTCCACGCTTCCCAACATACAGAGAAGACACAGGATTattaacaggaagaaaagagaagggctAGTTGTTAGTAACTGTAGCAGTTGCATAGatgaaataaacacaacagTCTTGGAAAGTCAAGTCCTCACTTATCAAAAAAATAGGCACAGGCAAGAGCAGGCTAGATTTTATATCTCAATTCAACTCAATTTTGGTATGCCCTTTCCCTTTAGCAATACAGGCAGAGGGATTCAAGTatggatggggaaaaaagaaactaaaaaaaaataatattttttttcactattaaCTATGGCCAGTTGAAAACCAGAAATGGTTTTCAGTCCACTGCCAGTTTTTCAATCCTCCTAAAAGTTTATCTGGCCACATCCAAACTTGCACATTTTAAGGATCTTCGAGGCAATATCTCGAGTATCAGTAATGACAAATAACCTttctaaaggagaaaaacttCAAAACCGGCCCTGAACTAAAACTTAGTTAGGATCTGATCAGACTACATTTAGtccataaatgaaaaaaaaaaaaaaaaagactcctcTCCTCTATCCCACCCCCACACTCCCCAGCCCCTTAGTTTAAGGGGAAAGGGCCTTCCTTTGGAAACTGGCAGCACAACTAACTCTGAACTCTTGACACTTCTATTTCTGAGAAGAATACTGGCTTAGAAGATTCAGTTTTGTTGATTTCCCCTTTCTCCCAGAAGAAGATGCTCTTAACAGGCCTCCTTAAAAGGCAACAAAGCTGTTACgctttttttaaaaccaataATCTATCCTGtggcaattaaaagaaaagctcaagCCTCTCCTAAGGGTCAGCCGAGAGGAGGACAGGGCCAACTGCCCGCTCCCCGGAGGCTGGGGCATGTGGGCTGCCGGGGGCTCCGGGGCCTCCCCGGGGCAGGGGCACCACAGGCTCGAAGCTGGGAATCCGGCAGCACAGCACCTGCGAGGGTGACGATTCCTcggggctggggctggaagCGCAGGTACTTGTTGCAGAAGGAGGCCGACTCGAGGGCGAGGAAGAGGACATTGCCCAGGAAGTAGCCGGCCGTCTGCCCCACGGAGTTGCAGGTGGAGGCGTAGCCCACGTTCTCCCGCGACAGCATGGTCAGGGCCCAGCCGTCCACCGCTATGTCCTGCGTGGCCGCCAGGAACTCGAAGAGGAAGAAAGCCACGGTGAGGGCCACCACGTCGGGGCCGCGGCCCTCCCCGTCGCCCAGCAGCAGGTCCACCCGCGTGGACAGGTAGAGCATGAAGAGCCCCAGGACGTACTGCGTGGGCACCAGCCAGGACTTGCGGCGCCCGAAGCGCCGCAGGTAGACGGCGTCCACCAAGGGTGCCCAGAGCAGCTTGAGGCTGAAGGGCCAGAAGACGAAGCTGAAGAAGGCCTGGTCGGTGTAGCTGGCGCTCTTGCTCTGCAGGATGAGCGGCACGCTGCCCGCCAGCCCCAGCGGGATGCCCTGCAGCACGtacagcaccagcagcagcaggatgcTGCCCAGCTcggcgcggcagccccgcggcccgcccggccccggcggcggcagcagcagcgcctCAGCCTCGGGctgcccgcgcggcgccccgtCACCGCAGAGCcgcagcgcgggcggcgcctCGCTCCTCACGTCCAGGTACTCgtggccgccgccggcccgccgctgccgcccgccctcCTTGGCCGTGACGGCGGGGGACatggcgggcggcggggcgcgctgTGCCCGGGCCCCgcggaccggaccggaccggacccGACCGGGCCGGAGCCGCGCACCCTCCGGCCGCcgcagggccgccgccgccacagcgcggcgccgccccttccgcccgcgcgccgcgcgTGGCTCCGCCTCATTGGCCCGCGGGCGGGTGACGTCAGGCGGGGTGGCCGTTGGGCGGCCGTTAGGCGGGCGGCGCGagaggcagcggcggcggcggggctgtCGCCGGTGCCTAAAGGCCTCCAGGAAAAGTAAGTGCAGTGTGTAGCCGCAGCCACGCCtggaggggggtgggggggattTGGAAGCAATCCGGAATGCAGCTTTGTTGTTAATCCACGAATAAGGGCCGCGTCACCTGCGGTACGCCCACCTCATGCCGGGGGATAGCTGTCACGCACGTCGTTTGCCGCAGAGAGGACAAGCCAGTTGAGACGCCAGAACCACGGGTGTTCTCCCTAAGCCCTACAAGCGCTTGATGTAGCATGCTGATAGGGAAGGAGGCCCCAAACGCTCGTAAACTCAGTAaattcccctttttttttttttttttttttttttttttgccattccATGAAATAATAATCGTGCTGAGACTAAGGCACAGCTACCTCTAGAGGTGAAAGGGAAAACTACCCGGTTTGCATGAAAAACGGAACTCCTGCCTTCCTCTGGTGCGGGTCTGAGCCGAAGGGGGTtaaaaaagctgctgctgttgagCATGTGTTGTATCAGGGCTCTGATAAACATACACAAAATTCCCTGTGGATGCTTTTAGCCGTCCTTCAGCGAGTGTGCACTCACTGTGTTATAGCCTGGTAAGCAATTATGTTAACATAACTCTGGAGAGATGAATAAGAAAAGCCAAATTTTTAGCTGGCTTGGTGTCCTGtattaacaggaaaaacagaaagagtaaAGCTACAGTAATTAAAAGTTAtccttttctctattttatccAGTATTTATATAGCTCCATAATAATTAGACTCTAAGAAACACATGCCATCTTGtgtttttcactcttcttttGGCTGTTTGCAATGCTTGAAGTATTCTTACTGTTCCTCAGTTTTTTATAAATTCTTGAAAGACATAGCCATAATATGGTTataatattcaggaaaaaaagtgcagcAATATTGTCCTTAGGATAGAAATTATAATCTGACAATGCTACTAGATACTAGTTTGTGATTTCATATTACCTTAAATCTTATACCTTTCTCTACTGTCATCTCTTTAAATGATatgaataataattttaaaatttccaataggggtttaaaaaatatttggaatcaTTACAATAATAAGATTTAGTTGCCTTCCTCtgtgtcttttaaaaagtttcacCTGAATAGAAGGCACACTCTACATCATGAAGACTGACATGCAGAAAAATGCTTGTTGATTTTTCAAGTGCCAgtttctgcctttcttcatttttagctttaaaatggACTCAAATTAAACCTGGAGCTGAAATGTCATAAACTGATTAATGGACACAGATACTGTGTTAGCTTGATGTGATGTGCACTAGGATAtgtgaaacatttattttaagctcCTAGGAACTGGCCATAAACTCTTAAGAGCTAGACAAATGTCCTTGGTGTTAAACATGTACAAATCTGCTGACTTGAGATCTGAAGAGGGAAACCAAAATGGAAGTGAAACTGTTGTACCTTTATTTATTCCAATGTTGTACAATTGCTAGGGCGTACACAAAAACTGAATTCAGATTCTGACTTTAAAAGCATGGCATATGCTAGAGGTGATAAATGCATTTGCTAGAACATACCTACATGTCTGATTTTGCAAGGAGGTGCCGTatgatttttttggaaaatggtGAGTAATGTTGATGCATATACTGGGTTCACTGAAATGCACAAAGACACAAAGGTGTTTCCTTCTCAAATATCAATTCCATAAACAGTATTTAGGTAATTCTAAGTGTGTACAAATCAATAGCAATATTTAGATAATTTGAAGCatttatataatgtatatataaaaaaatatattgtgctAAGCTCTGAAATTAATAGTATTTTTACCATAACACTCATTTACTAATACACTGCAAATACTATTACCAGTGGGTTactactgttttaaaataagaaacaacaTAGCTCAAGCATGTACAGTAAGGACAATTTCACTAATAGAGTTCAGATGCTATATTAAAATCCCAGgtataaaaaacattttggctCAACACAGCTACTTAGTGCACTAATTTGGGGATACGATTTTGTATGTTATGTGACAATAGTGTCAATAAACTTTCTggaagcacaaacagcagcattcCTGCCTTGGTTCCCACTAGCCTTGATCTTGTATACTATAGCACGTGGTCAACAAAAATGTTGAAGTATATAAAGCACtcattattataatttttgcggattgatttttttttcagttagcaGAAGCTTCCTTTTTGAAGTGTCTTCTTGTAGTTACAGGAGAGACATTGAATTTAAGTAAGGAATACAGAAGGGAGAATAAAGATGTTATGCTGTAAAAGCTTGGGAGAGCTATATTACTCACAAGAAGTAAAGTCAAGGAGGAATTATAAAGGTCAGCCCAACTGAGAATCAGCTTTTATACTTCATGTATTCTGAAATGTATTGCAGATATGTGCTCATCCTGTCTTGCACAGCATAACATCATTCCGTTGCCACGGCT
This Rhea pennata isolate bPtePen1 chromosome 9, bPtePen1.pri, whole genome shotgun sequence DNA region includes the following protein-coding sequences:
- the SLC33A1 gene encoding acetyl-coenzyme A transporter 1 — its product is MSPAVTAKEGGRQRRAGGGHEYLDVRSEAPPALRLCGDGAPRGQPEAEALLLPPPGPGGPRGCRAELGSILLLLVLYVLQGIPLGLAGSVPLILQSKSASYTDQAFFSFVFWPFSLKLLWAPLVDAVYLRRFGRRKSWLVPTQYVLGLFMLYLSTRVDLLLGDGEGRGPDVVALTVAFFLFEFLAATQDIAVDGWALTMLSRENVGYASTCNSVGQTAGYFLGNVLFLALESASFCNKYLRFQPQPRGIVTLADFLFFWGAVFLITTTLVALLKKENKELTPTKEETKGITDTYKLLFSIIKMPAVLTFCLLILTAKVGFSAADAVTGLKLVEEGVPKEHLALLAVPMVPLQIILPLIISKYTAGPQPLNTFYKAMPFRLLLGLEFAFLVWWTPKVKHEGGFPMYYYAVVLLSYALHQITLYSMYVAIMAFNAKVSDPLIGGTYMTLLNTVSNLGGNWPSTVALWLVDPLTVKECVGAQEQTCGTTVAAELCTKAGGSCVTTLDGYYVESVVCVILGFGWWFLLGPKFKKLQDEGQSSWKCKRTN